The following coding sequences are from one Passer domesticus isolate bPasDom1 chromosome 11, bPasDom1.hap1, whole genome shotgun sequence window:
- the DVL3 gene encoding segment polarity protein dishevelled homolog DVL-3 isoform X1: MAAAETKIIYHLDEQETPYLVKLPIPAERVTLGDFKGLLNRPNYKFYFKSMDDDFGVVKEEISDDNAKLPCFNGRVVSWLVSAEGSHSDAGSVCADNQTELPPSMERTGGIGDSRPPSFHPNTGGSRENLDNETETDSVVSSQRERPRRTDGPEHAPRVNGTVKGERRRDLGGYESSSTLMSSELETTSFFDSDEDDSTSRFSSSTEQSSASRLMRRHKRRRRKQKAPRIERSSSFSSITDSTMSLNIITVTLNMEKYNFLGISIVGQSNERGDGGIYIGSIMKGGAVAADGRIEPGDMLLQVNDINFENMSNDDAVRVLREIVHKPGPITLTVAKCWDPSPRGCFSLPRSKWIADPPLALVPSSFAPQRIWAGPDSPCSDPGEPIRPIDPAAWVSHTAAMTGTYPAYGMSPSMSTITSTSSSITSSIPETERLDDFHLSIHSDMATIVKAMASPESGLEVRDRMWLKITIPNAFIGSDVVDWLYHHVEGFTDRRESRKYASNLLKAGYIRHTVNKITFSEQCYYIFGDLCGNMANLSLHDHDGSSGASDQDTLAPLPHPGAAPWPMAFPYQYPPPHPYNPHPGFPDPGYSYGGGSAGSQHSEGSRSSGSNRSGSERRKEREKTGESKSGGSGSESDHTTRSSMRRERAASERSVPASQHSQRSQHSLAHSIRSHHSQQSYGPPGLPPLFSPPMLLMPPPPSAMGPPGAPPGRDLASVPPELTASRQSFRMAMGNPTKNYGVFDFL, encoded by the exons GGTGGTGAAAGAAGAGATCTCGGATGACAATGCCAAGCTTCCCTGCTTCAACGGCCGGGTGGTGTCGTGG CTGGTGTCTGCAGAGGGTTCCCATTCAGATGCTGGCTCAGTCTGTGCTGATAACCAGACAGAGCTGCCGCCCTCCATGGAGCGCACAGGAGGAATTGGAGACTCCAGACCCCCCTCTTTCCA CCCTAACACTGGGGGGAGTCGTGAAAACTTGGACAATGAGACAGAGACAGACTCAGTGGTGTCATCACAGAGGGAACGACCTCGTCGGACAGATGGGCCTGAGCATG CACCCAGGGTGAATGGGACAGTGAAGGGAGAGCGGCGCCGAGACCTGGGTGGGTACGAGAGCTCCTCCACACTCATGAGCAGCGAGCTGGAGACCACCAGCTTCTTTGATTCAGATGAAGATGACTCCACCAGCAG GTTTAGCAGTTcaacagagcaaagcagtgcTTCCCGTCTAATGAGGAGGCACAAGCGACGCCGGAGGAAACAGAAGGCTCCACGCATTGAGCGG TCCTCGTCCTTCAGCAGCATCACAGACTCCACCATGTCCCTGAACATCATCACAGTCACGCTGAACATGG AGAAATACAACTTTCTGGGCATTTCTATTGTGGGACAGAGCAATGAGCGTGGGGATGGAGGCATTTACATTGGCTCTATCATGAAGGGAGGCGCTGTGGCAGCTGATGGCAGGATTGAGCCAGGAGACATGCTCTTGCAG GTAAATGACATCAACTTTGAGAACATGAGCAATGACGATGCCGTGCGGGTGCTGCGGGAGATCGTGCACAAGCCGGG GCCCATCACCCTGACAGTGGCCAAGTGCTGGGACCCCAGTCCGCGTGGCTGCTTCTCGTTACCCAGGAGTAAGTGGATAGCTGACCCACCCTTAGCGCTGGTGCCCAGCTCAT TTGCTCCCCAGCGGATCTGGGCTGGGCCAGACTCTCCATGCTCCGATCCGG GTGAGCCCATCCGGCCCATCGACCCGGCAGCCTGGGTGTCTCACACGGCAGCGATGACTGGCACCTACCCAGCGTACGGTATGAGTCCATCCATGAGCACAATCACTTCCACCAGCTCCTCCAtcaccagctccatcccagagaCCGAAC GCCTCGATGACTTTCACCTGTCCATCCACAGTGACATGGCCACCATTGTCAAAGCCATGGCCTCACCAGAGTCAGGCCTCGAGGTGCGTGACCGCATGTGGCTGAAGATCACCATCCCCAATGCCTTCATTG GTTCGGATGTGGTAGATTGGCTCTATCACCATGTGGAGGGCTTTACAGACCGCCGTGAATCCCGCAAATATGCCAGCAACCTGCTGAAGGCTGGCTACATCCGACACACCGTGAACAAGATCACCTTCTCGGAGCAGTGCTATTACATCTTCGGGGACCTCTGTGGAA ACATGGCTAATCTGTCACTTCATGATCATGACGGCTCCAGCGGCGCCTCTGATCAGGACACTTTGGCTCCGCTCCCTCACCCAGGAGCTGCACCCTGGCCTATGGCCTTCCCATATCAGTATCCACCGCCTCATCCATACAACCCCCATCCCGGCTTCCCTGACCCAGGCTACAGCTACGGAGGGGGCAGTGCAGGCAGTCAGCACAGTGAAG GGAGCCGGAGCAGCGGTTCCAATCGCAGTGGCAGcgagaggaggaaggagagagagaagacCGGGGAGTCGAAGTCAGGCGGCAGCGGGAGCGAGTCGGACCACACCACGAGGAGCAGCATGCGGCGCGAGCGCGCGGCCAGCGAGCGCTCGGTGCCggccagccagcacagccagcgcAGCCAGCACTCCCTGGCTCACAGCATCCGCAGCCACCACAGCCAGCAGTCGTACGGGCCGCCCGGCCTCCCCCCTCTCTTCAGCCCCCCCATGTTGCTGATGCCTCCACCGCCGTCAGCCATGGGCCCCCCCGGGGCGCCGCCGGGCCGTGACCTGGCCTCTGTGCCCCCCGAACTGACGGCCAGTAGACAGTCCTTCCGAATGGCCATGGGCAACCCCA CAAAGAATTACGGGGTGTTTGACTTTCTCTGA
- the DVL3 gene encoding segment polarity protein dishevelled homolog DVL-3 isoform X7, with translation MAAAETKIIYHLDEQETPYLVKLPIPAERVTLGDFKGLLNRPNYKFYFKSMDDDFGVVKEEISDDNAKLPCFNGRVVSWLVSAEGSHSDAGSVCADNQTELPPSMERTGGIGDSRPPSFHPNTGGSRENLDNETETDSVVSSQRERPRRTDGPEHAPRVNGTVKGERRRDLGGYESSSTLMSSELETTSFFDSDEDDSTSRFSSSTEQSSASRLMRRHKRRRRKQKAPRIERSSSFSSITDSTMSLNIITVTLNMEKYNFLGISIVGQSNERGDGGIYIGSIMKGGAVAADGRIEPGDMLLQVNDINFENMSNDDAVRVLREIVHKPGPITLTVAKCWDPSPRGCFSLPRSEPIRPIDPAAWVSHTAAMTGTYPAYGMSPSMSTITSTSSSITSSIPETERLDDFHLSIHSDMATIVKAMASPESGLEVRDRMWLKITIPNAFIGSDVVDWLYHHVEGFTDRRESRKYASNLLKAGYIRHTVNKITFSEQCYYIFGDLCGNMANLSLHDHDGSSGASDQDTLAPLPHPGAAPWPMAFPYQYPPPHPYNPHPGFPDPGYSYGGGSAGSQHSEGSRSSGSNRSGSERRKEREKTGESKSGGSGSESDHTTRSSMRRERAASERSVPASQHSQRSQHSLAHSIRSHHSQQSYGPPGLPPLFSPPMLLMPPPPSAMGPPGAPPGRDLASVPPELTASRQSFRMAMGNPTKNYGVFDFL, from the exons GGTGGTGAAAGAAGAGATCTCGGATGACAATGCCAAGCTTCCCTGCTTCAACGGCCGGGTGGTGTCGTGG CTGGTGTCTGCAGAGGGTTCCCATTCAGATGCTGGCTCAGTCTGTGCTGATAACCAGACAGAGCTGCCGCCCTCCATGGAGCGCACAGGAGGAATTGGAGACTCCAGACCCCCCTCTTTCCA CCCTAACACTGGGGGGAGTCGTGAAAACTTGGACAATGAGACAGAGACAGACTCAGTGGTGTCATCACAGAGGGAACGACCTCGTCGGACAGATGGGCCTGAGCATG CACCCAGGGTGAATGGGACAGTGAAGGGAGAGCGGCGCCGAGACCTGGGTGGGTACGAGAGCTCCTCCACACTCATGAGCAGCGAGCTGGAGACCACCAGCTTCTTTGATTCAGATGAAGATGACTCCACCAGCAG GTTTAGCAGTTcaacagagcaaagcagtgcTTCCCGTCTAATGAGGAGGCACAAGCGACGCCGGAGGAAACAGAAGGCTCCACGCATTGAGCGG TCCTCGTCCTTCAGCAGCATCACAGACTCCACCATGTCCCTGAACATCATCACAGTCACGCTGAACATGG AGAAATACAACTTTCTGGGCATTTCTATTGTGGGACAGAGCAATGAGCGTGGGGATGGAGGCATTTACATTGGCTCTATCATGAAGGGAGGCGCTGTGGCAGCTGATGGCAGGATTGAGCCAGGAGACATGCTCTTGCAG GTAAATGACATCAACTTTGAGAACATGAGCAATGACGATGCCGTGCGGGTGCTGCGGGAGATCGTGCACAAGCCGGG GCCCATCACCCTGACAGTGGCCAAGTGCTGGGACCCCAGTCCGCGTGGCTGCTTCTCGTTACCCAGGA GTGAGCCCATCCGGCCCATCGACCCGGCAGCCTGGGTGTCTCACACGGCAGCGATGACTGGCACCTACCCAGCGTACGGTATGAGTCCATCCATGAGCACAATCACTTCCACCAGCTCCTCCAtcaccagctccatcccagagaCCGAAC GCCTCGATGACTTTCACCTGTCCATCCACAGTGACATGGCCACCATTGTCAAAGCCATGGCCTCACCAGAGTCAGGCCTCGAGGTGCGTGACCGCATGTGGCTGAAGATCACCATCCCCAATGCCTTCATTG GTTCGGATGTGGTAGATTGGCTCTATCACCATGTGGAGGGCTTTACAGACCGCCGTGAATCCCGCAAATATGCCAGCAACCTGCTGAAGGCTGGCTACATCCGACACACCGTGAACAAGATCACCTTCTCGGAGCAGTGCTATTACATCTTCGGGGACCTCTGTGGAA ACATGGCTAATCTGTCACTTCATGATCATGACGGCTCCAGCGGCGCCTCTGATCAGGACACTTTGGCTCCGCTCCCTCACCCAGGAGCTGCACCCTGGCCTATGGCCTTCCCATATCAGTATCCACCGCCTCATCCATACAACCCCCATCCCGGCTTCCCTGACCCAGGCTACAGCTACGGAGGGGGCAGTGCAGGCAGTCAGCACAGTGAAG GGAGCCGGAGCAGCGGTTCCAATCGCAGTGGCAGcgagaggaggaaggagagagagaagacCGGGGAGTCGAAGTCAGGCGGCAGCGGGAGCGAGTCGGACCACACCACGAGGAGCAGCATGCGGCGCGAGCGCGCGGCCAGCGAGCGCTCGGTGCCggccagccagcacagccagcgcAGCCAGCACTCCCTGGCTCACAGCATCCGCAGCCACCACAGCCAGCAGTCGTACGGGCCGCCCGGCCTCCCCCCTCTCTTCAGCCCCCCCATGTTGCTGATGCCTCCACCGCCGTCAGCCATGGGCCCCCCCGGGGCGCCGCCGGGCCGTGACCTGGCCTCTGTGCCCCCCGAACTGACGGCCAGTAGACAGTCCTTCCGAATGGCCATGGGCAACCCCA CAAAGAATTACGGGGTGTTTGACTTTCTCTGA
- the DVL3 gene encoding segment polarity protein dishevelled homolog DVL-3 isoform X3 translates to MAAAETKIIYHLDEQETPYLVKLPIPAERVTLGDFKGLLNRPNYKFYFKSMDDDFGVVKEEISDDNAKLPCFNGRVVSWLVSAEGSHSDAGSVCADNQTELPPSMERTGGIGDSRPPSFHPNTGGSRENLDNETETDSVVSSQRERPRRTDGPEHAPRVNGTVKGERRRDLGGYESSSTLMSSELETTSFFDSDEDDSTSRFSSSTEQSSASRLMRRHKRRRRKQKAPRIERSSSFSSITDSTMSLNIITVTLNMEKYNFLGISIVGQSNERGDGGIYIGSIMKGGAVAADGRIEPGDMLLQVNDINFENMSNDDAVRVLREIVHKPGPITLTVAKCWDPSPRGCFSLPRIAPQRIWAGPDSPCSDPGEPIRPIDPAAWVSHTAAMTGTYPAYGMSPSMSTITSTSSSITSSIPETERLDDFHLSIHSDMATIVKAMASPESGLEVRDRMWLKITIPNAFIGSDVVDWLYHHVEGFTDRRESRKYASNLLKAGYIRHTVNKITFSEQCYYIFGDLCGNMANLSLHDHDGSSGASDQDTLAPLPHPGAAPWPMAFPYQYPPPHPYNPHPGFPDPGYSYGGGSAGSQHSEGSRSSGSNRSGSERRKEREKTGESKSGGSGSESDHTTRSSMRRERAASERSVPASQHSQRSQHSLAHSIRSHHSQQSYGPPGLPPLFSPPMLLMPPPPSAMGPPGAPPGRDLASVPPELTASRQSFRMAMGNPTKNYGVFDFL, encoded by the exons GGTGGTGAAAGAAGAGATCTCGGATGACAATGCCAAGCTTCCCTGCTTCAACGGCCGGGTGGTGTCGTGG CTGGTGTCTGCAGAGGGTTCCCATTCAGATGCTGGCTCAGTCTGTGCTGATAACCAGACAGAGCTGCCGCCCTCCATGGAGCGCACAGGAGGAATTGGAGACTCCAGACCCCCCTCTTTCCA CCCTAACACTGGGGGGAGTCGTGAAAACTTGGACAATGAGACAGAGACAGACTCAGTGGTGTCATCACAGAGGGAACGACCTCGTCGGACAGATGGGCCTGAGCATG CACCCAGGGTGAATGGGACAGTGAAGGGAGAGCGGCGCCGAGACCTGGGTGGGTACGAGAGCTCCTCCACACTCATGAGCAGCGAGCTGGAGACCACCAGCTTCTTTGATTCAGATGAAGATGACTCCACCAGCAG GTTTAGCAGTTcaacagagcaaagcagtgcTTCCCGTCTAATGAGGAGGCACAAGCGACGCCGGAGGAAACAGAAGGCTCCACGCATTGAGCGG TCCTCGTCCTTCAGCAGCATCACAGACTCCACCATGTCCCTGAACATCATCACAGTCACGCTGAACATGG AGAAATACAACTTTCTGGGCATTTCTATTGTGGGACAGAGCAATGAGCGTGGGGATGGAGGCATTTACATTGGCTCTATCATGAAGGGAGGCGCTGTGGCAGCTGATGGCAGGATTGAGCCAGGAGACATGCTCTTGCAG GTAAATGACATCAACTTTGAGAACATGAGCAATGACGATGCCGTGCGGGTGCTGCGGGAGATCGTGCACAAGCCGGG GCCCATCACCCTGACAGTGGCCAAGTGCTGGGACCCCAGTCCGCGTGGCTGCTTCTCGTTACCCAGGA TTGCTCCCCAGCGGATCTGGGCTGGGCCAGACTCTCCATGCTCCGATCCGG GTGAGCCCATCCGGCCCATCGACCCGGCAGCCTGGGTGTCTCACACGGCAGCGATGACTGGCACCTACCCAGCGTACGGTATGAGTCCATCCATGAGCACAATCACTTCCACCAGCTCCTCCAtcaccagctccatcccagagaCCGAAC GCCTCGATGACTTTCACCTGTCCATCCACAGTGACATGGCCACCATTGTCAAAGCCATGGCCTCACCAGAGTCAGGCCTCGAGGTGCGTGACCGCATGTGGCTGAAGATCACCATCCCCAATGCCTTCATTG GTTCGGATGTGGTAGATTGGCTCTATCACCATGTGGAGGGCTTTACAGACCGCCGTGAATCCCGCAAATATGCCAGCAACCTGCTGAAGGCTGGCTACATCCGACACACCGTGAACAAGATCACCTTCTCGGAGCAGTGCTATTACATCTTCGGGGACCTCTGTGGAA ACATGGCTAATCTGTCACTTCATGATCATGACGGCTCCAGCGGCGCCTCTGATCAGGACACTTTGGCTCCGCTCCCTCACCCAGGAGCTGCACCCTGGCCTATGGCCTTCCCATATCAGTATCCACCGCCTCATCCATACAACCCCCATCCCGGCTTCCCTGACCCAGGCTACAGCTACGGAGGGGGCAGTGCAGGCAGTCAGCACAGTGAAG GGAGCCGGAGCAGCGGTTCCAATCGCAGTGGCAGcgagaggaggaaggagagagagaagacCGGGGAGTCGAAGTCAGGCGGCAGCGGGAGCGAGTCGGACCACACCACGAGGAGCAGCATGCGGCGCGAGCGCGCGGCCAGCGAGCGCTCGGTGCCggccagccagcacagccagcgcAGCCAGCACTCCCTGGCTCACAGCATCCGCAGCCACCACAGCCAGCAGTCGTACGGGCCGCCCGGCCTCCCCCCTCTCTTCAGCCCCCCCATGTTGCTGATGCCTCCACCGCCGTCAGCCATGGGCCCCCCCGGGGCGCCGCCGGGCCGTGACCTGGCCTCTGTGCCCCCCGAACTGACGGCCAGTAGACAGTCCTTCCGAATGGCCATGGGCAACCCCA CAAAGAATTACGGGGTGTTTGACTTTCTCTGA
- the DVL3 gene encoding segment polarity protein dishevelled homolog DVL-3 isoform X9, which yields MAAAETKIIYHLDEQETPYLVKLPIPAERVTLGDFKGLLNRPNYKFYFKSMDDDFGVVKEEISDDNAKLPCFNGRVVSWLVSAEGSHSDAGSVCADNQTELPPSMERTGGIGDSRPPSFHPNTGGSRENLDNETETDSVVSSQRERPRRTDGPEHAPRVNGTVKGERRRDLGGYESSSTLMSSELETTSFFDSDEDDSTSRFSSSTEQSSASRLMRRHKRRRRKQKAPRIERSSSFSSITDSTMSLNIITVTLNMEKYNFLGISIVGQSNERGDGGIYIGSIMKGGAVAADGRIEPGDMLLQVNDINFENMSNDDAVRVLREIVHKPGPITLTVAKCWDPSPRGCFSLPRIAPQRIWAGPDSPCSDPGEPIRPIDPAAWVSHTAAMTGTYPAYGLDDFHLSIHSDMATIVKAMASPESGLEVRDRMWLKITIPNAFIGSDVVDWLYHHVEGFTDRRESRKYASNLLKAGYIRHTVNKITFSEQCYYIFGDLCGNMANLSLHDHDGSSGASDQDTLAPLPHPGAAPWPMAFPYQYPPPHPYNPHPGFPDPGYSYGGGSAGSQHSEGSRSSGSNRSGSERRKEREKTGESKSGGSGSESDHTTRSSMRRERAASERSVPASQHSQRSQHSLAHSIRSHHSQQSYGPPGLPPLFSPPMLLMPPPPSAMGPPGAPPGRDLASVPPELTASRQSFRMAMGNPTKNYGVFDFL from the exons GGTGGTGAAAGAAGAGATCTCGGATGACAATGCCAAGCTTCCCTGCTTCAACGGCCGGGTGGTGTCGTGG CTGGTGTCTGCAGAGGGTTCCCATTCAGATGCTGGCTCAGTCTGTGCTGATAACCAGACAGAGCTGCCGCCCTCCATGGAGCGCACAGGAGGAATTGGAGACTCCAGACCCCCCTCTTTCCA CCCTAACACTGGGGGGAGTCGTGAAAACTTGGACAATGAGACAGAGACAGACTCAGTGGTGTCATCACAGAGGGAACGACCTCGTCGGACAGATGGGCCTGAGCATG CACCCAGGGTGAATGGGACAGTGAAGGGAGAGCGGCGCCGAGACCTGGGTGGGTACGAGAGCTCCTCCACACTCATGAGCAGCGAGCTGGAGACCACCAGCTTCTTTGATTCAGATGAAGATGACTCCACCAGCAG GTTTAGCAGTTcaacagagcaaagcagtgcTTCCCGTCTAATGAGGAGGCACAAGCGACGCCGGAGGAAACAGAAGGCTCCACGCATTGAGCGG TCCTCGTCCTTCAGCAGCATCACAGACTCCACCATGTCCCTGAACATCATCACAGTCACGCTGAACATGG AGAAATACAACTTTCTGGGCATTTCTATTGTGGGACAGAGCAATGAGCGTGGGGATGGAGGCATTTACATTGGCTCTATCATGAAGGGAGGCGCTGTGGCAGCTGATGGCAGGATTGAGCCAGGAGACATGCTCTTGCAG GTAAATGACATCAACTTTGAGAACATGAGCAATGACGATGCCGTGCGGGTGCTGCGGGAGATCGTGCACAAGCCGGG GCCCATCACCCTGACAGTGGCCAAGTGCTGGGACCCCAGTCCGCGTGGCTGCTTCTCGTTACCCAGGA TTGCTCCCCAGCGGATCTGGGCTGGGCCAGACTCTCCATGCTCCGATCCGG GTGAGCCCATCCGGCCCATCGACCCGGCAGCCTGGGTGTCTCACACGGCAGCGATGACTGGCACCTACCCAGCGTACG GCCTCGATGACTTTCACCTGTCCATCCACAGTGACATGGCCACCATTGTCAAAGCCATGGCCTCACCAGAGTCAGGCCTCGAGGTGCGTGACCGCATGTGGCTGAAGATCACCATCCCCAATGCCTTCATTG GTTCGGATGTGGTAGATTGGCTCTATCACCATGTGGAGGGCTTTACAGACCGCCGTGAATCCCGCAAATATGCCAGCAACCTGCTGAAGGCTGGCTACATCCGACACACCGTGAACAAGATCACCTTCTCGGAGCAGTGCTATTACATCTTCGGGGACCTCTGTGGAA ACATGGCTAATCTGTCACTTCATGATCATGACGGCTCCAGCGGCGCCTCTGATCAGGACACTTTGGCTCCGCTCCCTCACCCAGGAGCTGCACCCTGGCCTATGGCCTTCCCATATCAGTATCCACCGCCTCATCCATACAACCCCCATCCCGGCTTCCCTGACCCAGGCTACAGCTACGGAGGGGGCAGTGCAGGCAGTCAGCACAGTGAAG GGAGCCGGAGCAGCGGTTCCAATCGCAGTGGCAGcgagaggaggaaggagagagagaagacCGGGGAGTCGAAGTCAGGCGGCAGCGGGAGCGAGTCGGACCACACCACGAGGAGCAGCATGCGGCGCGAGCGCGCGGCCAGCGAGCGCTCGGTGCCggccagccagcacagccagcgcAGCCAGCACTCCCTGGCTCACAGCATCCGCAGCCACCACAGCCAGCAGTCGTACGGGCCGCCCGGCCTCCCCCCTCTCTTCAGCCCCCCCATGTTGCTGATGCCTCCACCGCCGTCAGCCATGGGCCCCCCCGGGGCGCCGCCGGGCCGTGACCTGGCCTCTGTGCCCCCCGAACTGACGGCCAGTAGACAGTCCTTCCGAATGGCCATGGGCAACCCCA CAAAGAATTACGGGGTGTTTGACTTTCTCTGA
- the DVL3 gene encoding segment polarity protein dishevelled homolog DVL-3 isoform X10 — protein sequence MAAAETKIIYHLDEQETPYLVKLPIPAERVTLGDFKGLLNRPNYKFYFKSMDDDFGVVKEEISDDNAKLPCFNGRVVSWLVSAEGSHSDAGSVCADNQTELPPSMERTGGIGDSRPPSFHPNTGGSRENLDNETETDSVVSSQRERPRRTDGPEHAPRVNGTVKGERRRDLGGYESSSTLMSSELETTSFFDSDEDDSTSRFSSSTEQSSASRLMRRHKRRRRKQKAPRIERSSSFSSITDSTMSLNIITVTLNMEKYNFLGISIVGQSNERGDGGIYIGSIMKGGAVAADGRIEPGDMLLQVNDINFENMSNDDAVRVLREIVHKPGPITLTVAKCWDPSPRGCFSLPRSKWIADPPLALVPSSCEPIRPIDPAAWVSHTAAMTGTYPAYGLDDFHLSIHSDMATIVKAMASPESGLEVRDRMWLKITIPNAFIGSDVVDWLYHHVEGFTDRRESRKYASNLLKAGYIRHTVNKITFSEQCYYIFGDLCGNMANLSLHDHDGSSGASDQDTLAPLPHPGAAPWPMAFPYQYPPPHPYNPHPGFPDPGYSYGGGSAGSQHSEGSRSSGSNRSGSERRKEREKTGESKSGGSGSESDHTTRSSMRRERAASERSVPASQHSQRSQHSLAHSIRSHHSQQSYGPPGLPPLFSPPMLLMPPPPSAMGPPGAPPGRDLASVPPELTASRQSFRMAMGNPTKNYGVFDFL from the exons GGTGGTGAAAGAAGAGATCTCGGATGACAATGCCAAGCTTCCCTGCTTCAACGGCCGGGTGGTGTCGTGG CTGGTGTCTGCAGAGGGTTCCCATTCAGATGCTGGCTCAGTCTGTGCTGATAACCAGACAGAGCTGCCGCCCTCCATGGAGCGCACAGGAGGAATTGGAGACTCCAGACCCCCCTCTTTCCA CCCTAACACTGGGGGGAGTCGTGAAAACTTGGACAATGAGACAGAGACAGACTCAGTGGTGTCATCACAGAGGGAACGACCTCGTCGGACAGATGGGCCTGAGCATG CACCCAGGGTGAATGGGACAGTGAAGGGAGAGCGGCGCCGAGACCTGGGTGGGTACGAGAGCTCCTCCACACTCATGAGCAGCGAGCTGGAGACCACCAGCTTCTTTGATTCAGATGAAGATGACTCCACCAGCAG GTTTAGCAGTTcaacagagcaaagcagtgcTTCCCGTCTAATGAGGAGGCACAAGCGACGCCGGAGGAAACAGAAGGCTCCACGCATTGAGCGG TCCTCGTCCTTCAGCAGCATCACAGACTCCACCATGTCCCTGAACATCATCACAGTCACGCTGAACATGG AGAAATACAACTTTCTGGGCATTTCTATTGTGGGACAGAGCAATGAGCGTGGGGATGGAGGCATTTACATTGGCTCTATCATGAAGGGAGGCGCTGTGGCAGCTGATGGCAGGATTGAGCCAGGAGACATGCTCTTGCAG GTAAATGACATCAACTTTGAGAACATGAGCAATGACGATGCCGTGCGGGTGCTGCGGGAGATCGTGCACAAGCCGGG GCCCATCACCCTGACAGTGGCCAAGTGCTGGGACCCCAGTCCGCGTGGCTGCTTCTCGTTACCCAGGAGTAAGTGGATAGCTGACCCACCCTTAGCGCTGGTGCCCAGCTCAT GTGAGCCCATCCGGCCCATCGACCCGGCAGCCTGGGTGTCTCACACGGCAGCGATGACTGGCACCTACCCAGCGTACG GCCTCGATGACTTTCACCTGTCCATCCACAGTGACATGGCCACCATTGTCAAAGCCATGGCCTCACCAGAGTCAGGCCTCGAGGTGCGTGACCGCATGTGGCTGAAGATCACCATCCCCAATGCCTTCATTG GTTCGGATGTGGTAGATTGGCTCTATCACCATGTGGAGGGCTTTACAGACCGCCGTGAATCCCGCAAATATGCCAGCAACCTGCTGAAGGCTGGCTACATCCGACACACCGTGAACAAGATCACCTTCTCGGAGCAGTGCTATTACATCTTCGGGGACCTCTGTGGAA ACATGGCTAATCTGTCACTTCATGATCATGACGGCTCCAGCGGCGCCTCTGATCAGGACACTTTGGCTCCGCTCCCTCACCCAGGAGCTGCACCCTGGCCTATGGCCTTCCCATATCAGTATCCACCGCCTCATCCATACAACCCCCATCCCGGCTTCCCTGACCCAGGCTACAGCTACGGAGGGGGCAGTGCAGGCAGTCAGCACAGTGAAG GGAGCCGGAGCAGCGGTTCCAATCGCAGTGGCAGcgagaggaggaaggagagagagaagacCGGGGAGTCGAAGTCAGGCGGCAGCGGGAGCGAGTCGGACCACACCACGAGGAGCAGCATGCGGCGCGAGCGCGCGGCCAGCGAGCGCTCGGTGCCggccagccagcacagccagcgcAGCCAGCACTCCCTGGCTCACAGCATCCGCAGCCACCACAGCCAGCAGTCGTACGGGCCGCCCGGCCTCCCCCCTCTCTTCAGCCCCCCCATGTTGCTGATGCCTCCACCGCCGTCAGCCATGGGCCCCCCCGGGGCGCCGCCGGGCCGTGACCTGGCCTCTGTGCCCCCCGAACTGACGGCCAGTAGACAGTCCTTCCGAATGGCCATGGGCAACCCCA CAAAGAATTACGGGGTGTTTGACTTTCTCTGA